A genomic region of Bacillota bacterium contains the following coding sequences:
- a CDS encoding TatD family hydrolase, with product MQAKDCVFVDTHAHLNDPKYTRDLAAVRARAREAGVAAIICVGYDLTSSRLAVRLAGTSPDIYAAVGFHPHDAAGVTPRAWEGLRILCQNERVVALGEMGFDFYRNLSPRDVQEEVFRRQLQLAGELNLPVIIHDRAAHRETLAVLKEFSGLPGIVFHCFSGGPRIAEECLKRGYYLGIAGPVTFPKSEELTGAVRVAPLGRLLLETDCPYLAPQPWRGKRNEPSYLTAVAGAVSRIKGIALAEVAAATTANARCLFRLPAP from the coding sequence ATGCAGGCAAAAGACTGCGTTTTCGTCGACACGCACGCCCACCTGAATGACCCGAAGTACACCCGGGACCTGGCAGCGGTCCGGGCCCGGGCGCGGGAGGCCGGCGTAGCTGCAATCATTTGCGTGGGGTATGATCTTACCTCCTCCCGGCTCGCGGTCCGGCTTGCCGGGACCTCTCCTGACATCTACGCGGCAGTGGGGTTTCATCCCCACGATGCCGCTGGTGTCACCCCCCGCGCCTGGGAGGGCCTGCGGATTCTCTGCCAAAACGAGCGGGTGGTGGCGCTGGGGGAGATGGGGTTTGACTTTTACCGCAACCTTTCCCCGCGCGATGTGCAGGAAGAGGTTTTCCGGCGGCAACTGCAGCTTGCCGGGGAGCTAAACCTTCCTGTGATCATTCATGACCGCGCTGCCCACCGGGAGACCCTTGCGGTCTTAAAAGAGTTTTCCGGCCTCCCCGGCATCGTCTTTCACTGCTTTTCCGGGGGCCCCCGGATCGCGGAAGAGTGCTTAAAGCGGGGTTACTACCTTGGAATCGCGGGTCCCGTTACCTTTCCGAAATCAGAGGAGTTGACCGGAGCGGTCAGGGTCGCCCCCCTGGGCCGGTTGCTTTTGGAAACAGATTGCCCCTACCTTGCCCCCCAACCCTGGCGAGGCAAGCGCAACGAACCCTCCTACTTGACGGCCGTTGCCGGAGCGGTTTCCCGCATTAAAGGAATCGCTCTTGCGGAAGTGGCGGCAGCAACGACTGCCAACGCCCGCTGTCTTTTTCGTCTTCCCGCCCCTTGA